A segment of the Yersinia rochesterensis genome:
TAATTGAGCGCAGCCAACACACCTGCAATTTGAAAGATGACGGGCACAGGAGCAATCATGATCACATGCAGAACAGCAAAACAGTGCGGGCAAGCTGACTTTGGTTGGCTTCAAGCCCGCTATACTTTTTCATTCGGCCACTATTTTGACCCGAAATTACTCGGCTATGCCTCACTGCGGGTGTTGAATCAGGAAGTGTTAGCACCGGGGGCATCATTCCAGCCGCGAACCTATCCGCGGGTTGACATTCTCAACCTGATTTTACAAGGCGAAGCCGAATATCGCGATAGTCTGGGCAACCATGTGCGCGGCAAAACCGGCGATGTCTTGCTATTTTCTACCCAACCGGGTGTTAGTTACAGCGAGCATAACTTGAGTGCAGACAAGCCGTTAACCCGCATTCAGTTATGGCTAAATGCTTGTCCAGAACAAGACAGTCATCTCGCGCAGCGCATGTCTTTATGCTCTCAGCCATTGCGATTATTGGCCTCTCCTGATGGGGAGCAAGGTAGCCTGAAGCTGCGCCAGCAAGTGTGGATTCATCATTTAGATTTAGCCGCCGGTGAGCAATATACAATTGATTTGCACGGCCCGAGGGCATATCTGCAATCTATTCACGGGACAGTCGAAGTGAAAGGCCCGCAAGTGAGCGAAGCTCAGCGCTTGACCTGCGGTGACGGGGCTTTTGTACAAGAAGAACAGCATTTAGTGATTACAGCAGAGACTCCCCTGCGGGCATTGCTGATTGATTTACCTGAATGACCGGGTATTCGCCCAGTCGGGGCTGTCCTGAAAATTGTGTCAATGCCACATTGATTGTGGCATTGGTGCGCTATCTATATAGCATATGAATTTCTTATGGCTTCAATGACGCCATATCAATCACAAAGCGGTATTTCACATCACTTTTCAGCATACGTTCGTAAGCGTGGTTAATATTTTGAATATTAATCATTTCTATATCTGAAGCAATGCCGTGTTTAGCACAAAAATCCAACATTTCCTGTGTTTCCGCAATACCGCCAATGCAGGAACCCGCCACCGAGCGCCGCCCCAAAATCATCGGTAAGGTACTCACCATCGGGCTGATATCCCCGAGGAAACCGACAAACACTAACGTGCCGTCCACATTCAACGTCGGCATGTATGCATTGATATCATGCACATAAGGCACAGTATCAATTATCAAATCAAATTGCCCTTTGGCCGCGGCCATTTGTGCATCATCGGTAGATAAAACAATGTGATGCGCACCTAAGCGGCGGGCATCCGCCTCTTTATTAGGAGAGCGGGTAAAGAGTGTTACTTCAGCGCCGAGCGCATTAGCCAATTTTAGTGCCATATGGCCCAATCCACCCAGCCCCACGACAGCGACTTTGCTACCCTTTCCGACTTTCCAATGGCGCAGTGGTGACCAAGTAGTGATACCTGCACACAATAGGGGGGCGGCAGCTTTCAAATCCAGACCAGCAGGCATTTTCAATACAAAATCTTGCGATGCGACAATAGCTTGCGAGTAACCGCCGTAGGTTGGCTGATGGTCATGGCGGTCAATACCATTGTAGGTTTGCACATTTCCTTCTTCGCAATATTGTTCTAATCCTTGCTGACACGGGTTGCAGTGGCGACAGGAATCGACCATACAACCAATACCGGCGAAATCACCCACTTTAAACTTCGTGACATCCTTGCCCACCGCCGTAACGCGCCCCACCACTTCATGACCGGGCACAATAGGATAGGTGCTGAATCCCCAGTCATTACGCGCCTGATGTAGGTCAGAATGACAAACACCACAATAGAGCACCTCCATCACCACATCATCTGGGCGAGGAGCGCGACGGGTAAACTCAAAGGGAGCCAGCGGAACTTTTGCTGATGTAGCAGCATAACCGAGTACTTTCATTGTCATGGTGTATCTCCGGGATGATGAGCGTTGAAAAGAGATGCGAAGTATTTATCAAAGTTCTTGTTTCGTCGGACGGAATAACACTTCGTTAATATCCACATCCTCCGGCTGGCCGATAGCAAAGGCCACAATACTGGCGAATGCATCAGCGGAAATAGCAACTTCGTCATAAAATTGCTTAATACCTGCCGCGACATCAGCTTCAGTGATGCTGTCCACCAACTCGCTACTCACTGCGCCAGGAGAAATAATGGTCGTCCGAATATTGTACGGTTTCACTTCCTGACGTAGCCCTTCAGAAATCACACGAACAGCGGTTTTGGTCGCCGCATACACAGCACTGCCCGGCCTCACTTTATGGCCCGCAACTGAGGAGGTATTGATGATATGCCCACTTTTCTGCTCTTTCATATAAGGAAGTGCTGCCGCAATGCCGTAAAGAACCCCTTTCAGATTCACATCAATCATTGCATTCCAATCATCAATCTTACGCCGCTCCAACAGTGAATGCGGCATTAGCCCGGCATTATTCACCATCACATCTATGCGACCATAAAGCCTGACCGCCGTGTCCACCAGCGCCTGAACCTGATCCGGATGCGTCACATCCGTTTTGACCACGGCACCTTTATTCAATGATAGCTCGTCGGCCAATTTTTCCAGCCGGTCAATGCGGCGCGCACCCAGCACCACTTTTGCGCCATCTTTTGTCAGGCGACGAGCCAACGCCTCGCCCAGGCCACTGCTGGCCCCAGCGATAACCACAACTTTATTTTCAATACCTTGAGTCATATTTCCTCCGAGGTTATTTCTGATATTGCTCGTTGCTGACTTTTTCCATCCACTCAACGGGGCTACCATTAAGGGATTCAGCAATAGCCATGTGAGTCATCGCGGTATCTGGCGTTGCTCCATGCCAATGTTTCACTCCTTCAGGTATCCAAACAATATCGCCCTGATTCATCTCGTTAATCTCACTGCCCCACTCCTGAATCCAGCCACGGCCTTGAGTGATAATCAACGTTTGGCCCAGTGGATGAGTGTGCCAGGCAGTACGCGCGCCCGGCTCGAATGTGACCAAAGCGCCGCCCACACGGGCAGGTAGAGTCGCCTGAAAAGGCGCATCAATACGCACCTGGCCGGTGAAATAATTGGCAGAACCGGATTGGGATACTTGAGAACCGCTTGGTGTAATTTTCACTTTTCCCTCCACGCCAGCAAAAGCTGTCGGACTTAACATGGACTACATAACTGTAGACGCTGCGAGCAATTTCACCGTTATTCCTGATAATGTTCAGGTGACAGATCAAAGTCCGGTGAGTTTTTCCAGCGCCTCAGGATAGCGCTCGCCGACTAATGTGACTTTCGCAGCTGCGCTGTCAATTTGCTGAAGATCCGCGGCAGTCAACTCCAGGTTCGCCGCGCCAATATTCTCCTCCAGCCGATTTAACTTACGTGTCCCAGGGATCGGCACAATCCACGGTTTTTTCGCCAATAACCAAGCCAACGCGATTTGTGCCGGTGTCGCGCCTTTTTGCTGTGCCACATCCTGAATCAACGTAATCAACACCTGATTGGCCTTTAATGCCTCTGGAGTGAAACGCGGCAAAGTGCGACGAAAATCATCACTGGCAAACTCGGTTGATTCCGTCATTTTCCCCGTCAGATAACCTTTACCCAGCGGACTATAAGGCACCAAACCAATCCCCAACTCCTCTAGTGTAGGGATAATTTCCTGCTCCGGTTTCCGCCACCACAAAGAATATTCACTCTGTAGCGCGGTGACCGGCTGAACTGCATGGGCACGACGAATGGTTGCCACCCCCGCCTCAGACAAACCAAAGTGCTTAACTTTCCCTTCTTTAATTAAATCTTGTACTGCGCCAGCCACATCTTCAATGGGTACATTGGGATCGACACGATGTTGATAAAACAGATCGATAACATCTGTTTTTAAGCGCTTGAGAGAGGCCTCCGCAACCTTCTTGATATGTTGAGGTCGGCTGTTTAAACCCACCCATTTTGGCCCACCATTCGGATCGGCCTGAAAACCAAATTTGGTGGCAATCACCACTTTATCGCGCAAAGGGGCCAGCGCCTCACCCAACAACTCTTCATTGGTATATGGCCCATAGACTTCTGCGGTATCAAAGAATGTCACGCCAAGATCCACGGCTTTGCGCAGTAATGAAATCATTTCCTGTTTATCGGTTGCCGGGCCATAACCGAAGCTCATTCCCATGCAGCCTAAACCCATTGCTGACACTTCAAGATTACTGCGGCCGAGTGTGCGCTTTTGCATTGTCTTTACCCCTGTTTGTTATTGCTTACCACCACAAGATACTCACCAAATGAATGCCTGTTGCAGGAAAGGTAGCAAATGCTTATACGGAGTATTAGAGGGGGAAATGTGCATGAGTATATGAATTAAATTCATAAATTGAGCTAAACTTGAAAACTTGAGTGCTAACCAGCGGGAAGCAAGATGTTAAAAGAGAATTTTAACGATTTAATTTCATTTCTAATGGTTGCCAGAGAACGTAGCTTTACCAAAGCCGCAGCAAAACTGGGCATTTCCCAATCAGCCTTAAGCCACTCAATTCGAGGGCTGGAGGAGCGACTGGAGCTTCGCTTACTGACCCGCACCACTCGCAGTGTGGCGCCGACTGAAGCCGGTGAAAGGCTGGCAAATAGCCTTGGGCCACGTTTTGCAGAAATTGAGAGCGAACTGGATGCGCTGAGTGAAATGCGAGCGCGCCCGGCGGGAAATATTCGAGTCACCGCTGGCGAACATGCTGTCGATTCTGTGCTCTGGCCGGTGCTGAAAACCTTTCTCACAGAATACGCTGACATCAAGGTAGAAATTACAGTCGACAATAGCTTAACTGACATTGTGACAGGCCGCTTTGATGCAGGTATCCGCCTGGGAGAGCAGGTTGCCAAGGACATGGTTGCGGTGCGGATTGGGCCTGATATGAGTATGGCTGTAGTTGGTTCGCCCCCATATCTGGCTAAATATGGCGTTCCTACCACACCAGCCGACCTGCAAAATCATCGCTGTATCAATATGCGCCTGCCAACAATGGGCGGCCTGTATGCTTGGGAGTTTGAAAAAGAAGGGCGCGAGTTAAAAGTGCGGGTTGAGGGACAGTTAACTTTCAATAGCTTACGACAGCGGATTGATGCAGCAATGATTGGTTTTGGTCTGACAATGGTGCCAGAAGATGCAGTAAGGGCAGAGATTGCCAGCGGTAATTTAGTTAGAGTTCTGCAAGAGTGGTGTGAGCCATTTCCCGGCTACTATCTTTACTACCCCAGCCGCAGGCAGCACACCACCGCGTTTTCACTGTTTGTTGATGCGCTGCGCTATCAGCGTTAACAGGGCAAAAGATAACTTAAAAATGTAAATATCGCCCCCAGTGGAGCGCTTTTTGCTTATTGTAATTTTCATTTGCATCGCTATAATTTAGCCGGCTAAATAAATTAAAAGTGATCTATATGGAATATAAAGCAAGGGCGTTGCCCACCCGCGAGACGCTGGCTCGGGTGCAGAATCAAGAAAATCTCGACACCGATGTTTCCGGGGTGGATTTAGTCTTAAACCTGATCACCACCGCTGATTTAATTCGTTCAAGCATATACGCACAACTTTCTGATAAATATGGAATTTCAGAAGGTAAATTCATTCTCTTAATGTCACTTTATGGCGAAGGCGAAACCGCTGCCAGCGAGCTGGCATTACGCATTGGTGTCGCGCCTGCGACTGTCTCCGTCATGGTCAAACGTATGCTTTCCGTCCCCGAACCCTTGATTACCATGAGCCGAACCCATGCCGATGGACGCTCTCGCTTAATTGCATTAAGCCCTGCGGGACACCGCGTTATTAAAGAGGCGCTGCCGGGGCACATCAACGCCATTCGCTCTTTTGCCGAAGTGCTCAATGATCAAGAACGCGAATCCCTGATTTCAATGCTGCGAAAACTGCTGCGAAAAAACAGCTAAAAGTAGTTAAAAATAACCAAAACATGGGGTTTATCACGTTAACCCTTTTCCAACCACATACTTAGCCGGCTAAATAAATTGAATCAAGAACAAAAAAACACCTTAAAACCAATAAAGAAAATAGCAGTAACTTTCTTGGTGCTGCTGTTGGTTGGATCGAGCCTCATCTATTTTGGATCAAGAAATGACGCGGTATCCGTGGCCCAAAGTCTGAAGTCTGGCGTACTGACCGCCGATAAGATCAATATTGCGTTTGAAAATGTGGGCGGCAAACTTGTCACGCGCCAGGTGCAAGAGTCTCAGATGGTTCAAAAGGGTGACACCTTGATGATGCTGGATGAGGTGGATACCAACATTTCTATAGAGCGCCTCAAGGCGGTTATCCGTGCTCAGGAGGCGTCGATTCGTCTGGAAGAGTCCGCGACGCGGATCGCGAGTGATGAAACCAAATTAACGGAAGTCTCTTCCTGGCGTAAAATTGAGGAAATTCAAGCCACACTGAGTGCCGCGCGTGCCAGTGAGGAACTGGCCCGTACTGACTTTAACCGTATGGCCAAGTTGAGTCACACCGGCAGTGTCTCGCAGTCCATGCTAGATAGTGCAAAAAGCATGTTAACGCAGACTCAGGCGGCTGTTGTGCAAGCTGAGCGCCAACTTGCTTCGGCCATGATTGGTACGACACCAGAACAGATAAAACGCCTCTCTGAGAAGGCGAGCGCTCAGGGCATGACACTTCAAGCCATTGCCAACTCGCGCGAGTCGATCAAAAACCGTGAAAATGTGCTGGATCAGCTCCGTGCTCAGTTAGCCCAGTCTCAAGCAGAACTGAGGCAACTGGAGGTCAATCACGGCCGCCTGACACTGACGGCTCCCGAAGCAGGTAAAGTCTTAAAAATCCTTTATGAGCCAGGTGAGATGATACCAACTGGCGCGCCAGCGGTTCTACTGGAGACTGACCGCAGATATGTTGATATTTACGTCAATGAAAATATGGTTAGCGCTTACCAACCTGGTACTGCAGTAACCGCGCAAGTGCCAGCGCTTGATACCCATGTGAAAGGGGTGGTACGTTTTGCAACGGCAGCCCCCTCTTTTTCTGATTTACGCATGACCCGAGAACGCGGGCAGGCCGATTTGACCTCCTACCAAGTCCGAATCTACACAGAAGAAAAACCGCAATTGCTCACCGGGATGACGCTAGAGGTGGATGATGCAGAACATCGTTAAGTCCATGACCGATGAGATTGGAGCCATGATGTCAGGGCATGTCATGCCCTATCACAAGGTCGCCATTGTGGTTGCAGCCGTCATAGCACTCCTGTTTTCGCTGGTTTTTTCACATTCGACCGTCTTTGAGGGCAAGATTGCAGTGATTGATCTTGATGCCTCTCATTATTCGACCGAGTTAATCCAGAAGATAAATACATCGCCCTATATTGAAGTCACTCAGGTTTTACACTCCCCCATAAATCCTGAAATATTGACCTCGCACGACCGTAATATTGGTGTGCTTTATATCCCGAAAGGGCTTGAGAAAAGTTTAAAAACAGGCGATAGCGCGGTGCGTCTTGGTTACTTTGCGGACTACAGCAACTCAGCACAAAATGCCGAAGTGCTGCAAAACCTACATGAATATATCCCCGAACTAGGAGCTGAAATTGGTGCCGCCCGTATCTCCGCACTAGGGCTTGGCGACACCCAACTAGAAGCGGCGTTGAGTCCGATGCTGCTGAAAAGTCGCAATCTGTTTAACCCGACCAGTACCGCAACCAACTCGACCAGCATTGCTTTTGTCTACTTTTTCTCCTCACTCTTTTATGGCCTGGCCACACTGATGGTCATCGGCAGGTTGAAAGTCACGGGTGCCTGGAGCAATGCTGTCTTCAACCGAGGCCCACTGGCACTGATGTGCCGCATGGTTCCCTATGCCTTCTTTTACACCACCGGCATTACCATTGTGAGCGCCTTGTTGGTTATTTTTGGCCAACTGCGATTTGAGGGCAACTATTTTGCCTATCTGCCCACCATATTCATGACTGGATTGGCTTTTGGTTGGTTAGCTTTGATTCTGTCCTGGAAGACTCAAAATCCGGGAGAAGGTGCCAGTCTCATGACTTTCCTGGTGCCACCTGGATTTATTATGGGTGGGGCAACCATGGCGGTGGGGTTCATGCCTCTTTGGGCCTATTACCTGAGCTACGCCTTCCCGTTAGTTTGGCAATATCGGTTTTATCGCGATTTTGCTATGCGTGGGCAGACGATGGCCGAGATGCTTCCGACCTATGGGGCCTATTTGATCTTTTTGACGATAATCGCTTTTGTAGTGGTGCTACTCTACTACCGTACTCAAAAACAGATTGAAGCCGTTAACTGACAGTGCTCAGATTGAGCAAATACACAGGTATTTTAATGATGTCATCGCTCTATCGCAGTACAAAGTTTAATACCAATCAATTTACTGGGAGCACTGTAGAAAACAGCCAGTTTTTTGAATGCGATTTTTCTGGTAACGATTTAACCGATACACAGTTTATCAACTGCCAATTTTACGATCGAGAATATCAGGTGGGATGTGACTTTAATCGTGCAACCTTAAAAGACGCCAGTTTTAAAAACTGCGATTTAACTATGAATAACTTCATGAACATTAATGCGTTAGGAATAGAAATAAGAGGCTGCCTGGCTCAAGGCGCTGATTTTCGCGGTGCCAGTTTTATGAATATGATTACCGCCCGGAGTTGGTTTTGTAGTGCATATATCACTAAAAACAATTTAAGTTACGCGAACTTTTCGAAAGT
Coding sequences within it:
- a CDS encoding HlyD family secretion protein, with protein sequence MAQSLKSGVLTADKINIAFENVGGKLVTRQVQESQMVQKGDTLMMLDEVDTNISIERLKAVIRAQEASIRLEESATRIASDETKLTEVSSWRKIEEIQATLSAARASEELARTDFNRMAKLSHTGSVSQSMLDSAKSMLTQTQAAVVQAERQLASAMIGTTPEQIKRLSEKASAQGMTLQAIANSRESIKNRENVLDQLRAQLAQSQAELRQLEVNHGRLTLTAPEAGKVLKILYEPGEMIPTGAPAVLLETDRRYVDIYVNENMVSAYQPGTAVTAQVPALDTHVKGVVRFATAAPSFSDLRMTRERGQADLTSYQVRIYTEEKPQLLTGMTLEVDDAEHR
- a CDS encoding (R)-mandelonitrile lyase, coding for MLSPTAFAGVEGKVKITPSGSQVSQSGSANYFTGQVRIDAPFQATLPARVGGALVTFEPGARTAWHTHPLGQTLIITQGRGWIQEWGSEINEMNQGDIVWIPEGVKHWHGATPDTAMTHMAIAESLNGSPVEWMEKVSNEQYQK
- a CDS encoding LysR family transcriptional regulator, which produces MLKENFNDLISFLMVARERSFTKAAAKLGISQSALSHSIRGLEERLELRLLTRTTRSVAPTEAGERLANSLGPRFAEIESELDALSEMRARPAGNIRVTAGEHAVDSVLWPVLKTFLTEYADIKVEITVDNSLTDIVTGRFDAGIRLGEQVAKDMVAVRIGPDMSMAVVGSPPYLAKYGVPTTPADLQNHRCINMRLPTMGGLYAWEFEKEGRELKVRVEGQLTFNSLRQRIDAAMIGFGLTMVPEDAVRAEIASGNLVRVLQEWCEPFPGYYLYYPSRRQHTTAFSLFVDALRYQR
- a CDS encoding NAD(P)-dependent alcohol dehydrogenase is translated as MTMKVLGYAATSAKVPLAPFEFTRRAPRPDDVVMEVLYCGVCHSDLHQARNDWGFSTYPIVPGHEVVGRVTAVGKDVTKFKVGDFAGIGCMVDSCRHCNPCQQGLEQYCEEGNVQTYNGIDRHDHQPTYGGYSQAIVASQDFVLKMPAGLDLKAAAPLLCAGITTWSPLRHWKVGKGSKVAVVGLGGLGHMALKLANALGAEVTLFTRSPNKEADARRLGAHHIVLSTDDAQMAAAKGQFDLIIDTVPYVHDINAYMPTLNVDGTLVFVGFLGDISPMVSTLPMILGRRSVAGSCIGGIAETQEMLDFCAKHGIASDIEMINIQNINHAYERMLKSDVKYRFVIDMASLKP
- a CDS encoding aldo/keto reductase, which translates into the protein MQKRTLGRSNLEVSAMGLGCMGMSFGYGPATDKQEMISLLRKAVDLGVTFFDTAEVYGPYTNEELLGEALAPLRDKVVIATKFGFQADPNGGPKWVGLNSRPQHIKKVAEASLKRLKTDVIDLFYQHRVDPNVPIEDVAGAVQDLIKEGKVKHFGLSEAGVATIRRAHAVQPVTALQSEYSLWWRKPEQEIIPTLEELGIGLVPYSPLGKGYLTGKMTESTEFASDDFRRTLPRFTPEALKANQVLITLIQDVAQQKGATPAQIALAWLLAKKPWIVPIPGTRKLNRLEENIGAANLELTAADLQQIDSAAAKVTLVGERYPEALEKLTGL
- a CDS encoding ABC transporter permease; the encoded protein is MQNIVKSMTDEIGAMMSGHVMPYHKVAIVVAAVIALLFSLVFSHSTVFEGKIAVIDLDASHYSTELIQKINTSPYIEVTQVLHSPINPEILTSHDRNIGVLYIPKGLEKSLKTGDSAVRLGYFADYSNSAQNAEVLQNLHEYIPELGAEIGAARISALGLGDTQLEAALSPMLLKSRNLFNPTSTATNSTSIAFVYFFSSLFYGLATLMVIGRLKVTGAWSNAVFNRGPLALMCRMVPYAFFYTTGITIVSALLVIFGQLRFEGNYFAYLPTIFMTGLAFGWLALILSWKTQNPGEGASLMTFLVPPGFIMGGATMAVGFMPLWAYYLSYAFPLVWQYRFYRDFAMRGQTMAEMLPTYGAYLIFLTIIAFVVVLLYYRTQKQIEAVN
- a CDS encoding MarR family winged helix-turn-helix transcriptional regulator, yielding MEYKARALPTRETLARVQNQENLDTDVSGVDLVLNLITTADLIRSSIYAQLSDKYGISEGKFILLMSLYGEGETAASELALRIGVAPATVSVMVKRMLSVPEPLITMSRTHADGRSRLIALSPAGHRVIKEALPGHINAIRSFAEVLNDQERESLISMLRKLLRKNS
- a CDS encoding pirin family protein, translated to MITCRTAKQCGQADFGWLQARYTFSFGHYFDPKLLGYASLRVLNQEVLAPGASFQPRTYPRVDILNLILQGEAEYRDSLGNHVRGKTGDVLLFSTQPGVSYSEHNLSADKPLTRIQLWLNACPEQDSHLAQRMSLCSQPLRLLASPDGEQGSLKLRQQVWIHHLDLAAGEQYTIDLHGPRAYLQSIHGTVEVKGPQVSEAQRLTCGDGAFVQEEQHLVITAETPLRALLIDLPE
- a CDS encoding SDR family oxidoreductase, with translation MTQGIENKVVVIAGASSGLGEALARRLTKDGAKVVLGARRIDRLEKLADELSLNKGAVVKTDVTHPDQVQALVDTAVRLYGRIDVMVNNAGLMPHSLLERRKIDDWNAMIDVNLKGVLYGIAAALPYMKEQKSGHIINTSSVAGHKVRPGSAVYAATKTAVRVISEGLRQEVKPYNIRTTIISPGAVSSELVDSITEADVAAGIKQFYDEVAISADAFASIVAFAIGQPEDVDINEVLFRPTKQEL
- a CDS encoding Qnr family pentapeptide repeat protein, which translates into the protein MSSLYRSTKFNTNQFTGSTVENSQFFECDFSGNDLTDTQFINCQFYDREYQVGCDFNRATLKDASFKNCDLTMNNFMNINALGIEIRGCLAQGADFRGASFMNMITARSWFCSAYITKNNLSYANFSKVVLEKCELWENRWMGTNILGANFSGSDLSGGEFSSFDWSSANFTHCDLTNSAIGELDIRRNDLEGVKLDSDQVSQLMGRLGIIVIE